TATATATCCATCCTTGCCATCCTCATTCCCCTCATGCCCATTTTTGCTATACCCATTTTGGCCATGCCCAGTCTCGTCCTGCGCAGCCCTGGCTATAGAGACATACCCGCCCGCACTCACAATCCACATCCCCACAACGAGCGAAAGAAAGCAGAATGCGAAGTGCAAAACGTACTGGCGAAAGATTCGAATTTGTCCCGTCTCCATAGCCTCTGTCAGCAGGCTTCATGCTCTCTCATAAGTAAGCAGATCGCTCTAAAGCAATTTCTCAATCATTGCGGCTACCTGCTTACCCTGAATCGCACTTGCCGTTTCGTTGGGATGCACATCGTCACTATATAAATCCGGATGTTGATGAATAACCTCATGCTGATCGTCGATTGGTATCTTCTCTTCTTTCACAATCGAGGCTGCAATATCATTCCGGGCCACGATACGAACATTGGTCGCGCCTTCCGGATTATCTTTCTTTACCGGAGTGGTATTGGCCCAGATCAGCTTCGCCTGCGGATCGTCCGTATGCAGCGCTTCAATCAAAGCGGGAAACGCAGCTTTGTATTCCGACTCCGTGAATCCCCACCCATGCATTCCATTGTTGAAGTGAATTACCCGGAAATGCGTGCTCTCCATCGTAAAGAACTCTCGAAGCTGCGGAGCAAGCCGGGAGTCTCCAATCGCAGATGAGGTAGCGAAGAGATAAACATTCGCCTTGCCATCCAGTTCCTTCGTCACCGTAGGAAAGTAATTCCGCGTAATGGAATCACCAAGCAGAAGAACATTAGGCAGATCTGCTCGTGGATGGTCGGGAGTGACTTCCCATGTCCATTCAATCTTTTCCGCGATGATTTTTCCACCCTGCCCACGCGCAGGCACCACCAGTAGAGACACGGTAATAAGGCTGCAAAAAAGCACATACGCAAATCGTCGAGACACTCAACTCTCCTTTTTTAGCTGCCTGGTAAATAACAAGCGAAGAACTATAAAAGCACAACGCGAAAGCGATTATATCTGCCAGAGTGAACTCACGCACAAACCTGGCACCCAATCCCTACTCCCCAAAAAGAACCAGGAACCACATCGGAATCGTGTTTAAAAACTAAAATAGTAATTTTTATATACAAAATTCTAATTTATATGTAAATTTGATGCCGAACAGAGGAACAACCTTGAGGAGATAGGGCGTGTCAAATCTGAAAAGATACACGAGCTGGAATCGCCGGCAGTTTGTAGCCGGACTAACTTCTGCCGCGGCTATCATCGCAGGCAGTAAAACCACCCTTCTGGCCGCGTCTGCAAAGCGCGTCGTCTTTATCGTTCCCAACTTTCATCCTGCGAGCTGCGGCTGGCTCACCACCTTTTCAAAGGAACGAATCTACTGCGCCAACAGCTATCTAAGCCATCTGGATCGTGTGCGGGATGATGCGAATTACGAGTTCGTCCTATCCGAAATCAACAACATCATCGCCATCATGAACTTTCAGCCTCAGCGCATTCCAGAGTTGAAGCAGAGGGTCGCGGAGAAGAGAGTTGAGCTGGTGAACGGCTTCTTCCTGGAGTCCACAATCAATCTCTCCGGTGGAGAAGCACTCGTGCGCCTCGGCGTGATCGGCCAACGCTGGTATCAGAAAATGTTTGGACTCACCCCGCGTTATGCGTGGAACATCGACACCTGCG
This DNA window, taken from Acidicapsa ligni, encodes the following:
- a CDS encoding SGNH/GDSL hydrolase family protein, giving the protein MSRRFAYVLFCSLITVSLLVVPARGQGGKIIAEKIEWTWEVTPDHPRADLPNVLLLGDSITRNYFPTVTKELDGKANVYLFATSSAIGDSRLAPQLREFFTMESTHFRVIHFNNGMHGWGFTESEYKAAFPALIEALHTDDPQAKLIWANTTPVKKDNPEGATNVRIVARNDIAASIVKEEKIPIDDQHEVIHQHPDLYSDDVHPNETASAIQGKQVAAMIEKLL